A genomic segment from Alteribacillus bidgolensis encodes:
- a CDS encoding 5'-nucleotidase, lipoprotein e(P4) family gives MNKKIVKTILGFAIIVNGLAACSVNNDTSETIDTKPVEQTTTENEAPLEEQLTMSLVWYQTSGENKSLYLQGYNIGKTMLDKKLAAGTEKKPAIILDIDETVLDNSPYNAYLASSGDVYPNHWDEWVNKAEAEPLPGSLDFLNYVDSKGVDIFYISNRRVEQMDATIKNLQNKGFPQVKDSHILLESDTSSKENRRESVLAEHEVLLLFGDNLNDFSDLFEEKNVKERLDTVQDLRAEFGNKFIVFPNPMYGDWEGAVYEYDWEKTDEEKKKDRKESLNVFKP, from the coding sequence ATGAACAAAAAAATAGTAAAAACGATATTAGGCTTTGCAATTATAGTTAACGGCTTAGCAGCATGTTCAGTAAATAACGATACTTCAGAAACAATAGATACGAAACCAGTAGAACAGACAACAACAGAAAACGAGGCACCTCTAGAAGAACAATTAACTATGTCACTAGTTTGGTACCAAACTTCAGGAGAAAACAAATCACTTTATTTACAAGGTTATAATATTGGTAAAACAATGTTAGATAAAAAATTAGCAGCGGGAACGGAAAAAAAACCAGCTATTATTTTGGATATTGATGAAACTGTTTTAGATAACAGTCCTTATAACGCTTATTTAGCATCTTCTGGTGATGTTTACCCTAATCATTGGGATGAATGGGTTAATAAAGCAGAAGCAGAACCTTTACCAGGATCTTTAGATTTCCTTAACTATGTAGATTCGAAAGGTGTAGATATTTTTTACATTTCTAATAGAAGAGTAGAGCAAATGGACGCAACGATAAAAAATCTTCAAAATAAAGGATTTCCGCAAGTGAAAGATAGTCATATTTTATTAGAATCAGACACATCTAGCAAAGAAAATAGAAGAGAAAGTGTGTTAGCTGAACATGAAGTATTATTACTATTTGGTGATAACCTAAATGACTTTTCTGATTTGTTTGAAGAGAAGAATGTTAAAGAACGTTTGGATACAGTTCAAGATTTAAGAGCTGAATTTGGAAACAAATTTATTGTATTTCCAAATCCAATGTATGGTGATTGGGAAGGAGCAGTGTACGAATATGATTGGGAGAAAACAGATGAAGAAAAAAAGAAAGATAGAAAAGAAAGTTTAAATGTGTTTAAACCGTAA
- a CDS encoding NCS2 family permease, whose product MIQYLRQHFHLEFYRTTWKRELMAGITSFFTSAYIILVNPLILKDAGIPLSVSIIATIVTSIVGCLLMALWVNAPIIVIPGMGINAFFSYSMIQSMGLTPHQGLAVVIVSGILFFLVSISSFGGRILASVPNSLKHGITVGIGFYLTFIGLQKGGIIQSSETTIVTLGNFGNPVVISTLAGLVITLVLFARNITGSLLIGLFFTSLLTLGMTNKKEITGDGINVQAYSHIFASGEFSILQIPFWIAVFSMTMIVLFENMGLLSGMLPDIKKFPRAYKAVALSTVASGIFGTSPAIASAESASGISEGGKTGIPALVTAILFALSAIALPFIQLIPGNAVAPVLIIIGALMMKSVLHIPFHEFSEGFPAFLIIVCIPLTSSIADGLAFGFIVYPMVKIALGKSKQVSFLVYLIAVLFLLNIVASSVLVH is encoded by the coding sequence GTGATTCAATATTTACGACAACATTTTCACTTGGAGTTTTACAGAACGACGTGGAAAAGAGAACTTATGGCAGGGATAACCTCCTTTTTCACAAGTGCTTACATTATATTAGTGAATCCCTTGATTTTAAAAGACGCTGGAATACCGTTAAGCGTTAGTATCATAGCAACTATTGTGACTTCCATTGTCGGTTGTCTATTGATGGCTCTATGGGTTAATGCACCGATCATTGTGATCCCTGGTATGGGGATCAATGCTTTCTTTAGCTATTCTATGATTCAATCTATGGGACTAACTCCACACCAAGGACTGGCTGTGGTCATTGTCTCAGGAATACTTTTTTTTCTAGTCAGTATCTCTTCATTTGGGGGACGGATTCTAGCATCTGTTCCTAATTCCTTAAAACACGGGATAACAGTGGGGATTGGCTTTTATCTTACCTTTATCGGATTACAAAAAGGAGGAATTATACAATCTAGTGAAACGACCATTGTTACTCTTGGAAATTTTGGGAATCCTGTTGTCATTTCAACACTAGCAGGTCTGGTGATCACACTAGTGTTGTTTGCTCGTAATATTACCGGAAGTTTGTTGATTGGCTTATTCTTTACTAGTCTATTGACTTTAGGAATGACGAATAAAAAGGAAATCACTGGTGATGGAATAAATGTTCAGGCATATAGCCATATATTTGCCTCAGGAGAATTTAGTATTTTACAGATTCCCTTTTGGATTGCTGTTTTTTCTATGACAATGATTGTTCTATTTGAGAATATGGGTTTGCTTAGCGGAATGCTGCCAGATATTAAAAAATTCCCTCGTGCTTATAAGGCAGTGGCACTCTCTACCGTAGCTTCGGGAATTTTCGGTACAAGTCCGGCCATTGCTTCTGCTGAAAGTGCGTCTGGAATATCGGAAGGCGGAAAAACAGGTATACCTGCTCTTGTAACGGCAATCTTATTCGCCCTTTCCGCAATAGCCTTGCCATTTATCCAACTGATACCGGGAAACGCTGTTGCACCGGTATTAATCATTATTGGTGCACTTATGATGAAAAGTGTTCTTCACATCCCTTTTCACGAATTTTCTGAGGGGTTTCCTGCTTTTTTAATTATTGTTTGTATACCATTGACATCTAGTATCGCTGATGGTTTGGCTTTTGGTTTTATTGTATATCCCATGGTCAAAATAGCACTTGGAAAGTCGAAACAGGTGTCATTCCTCGTTTATTTAATTGCTGTTCTCTTTCTGTTAAATATAGTCGCTTCTTCTGTGCTGGTACATTAG
- a CDS encoding TrmB family transcriptional regulator — MLQKFGFSQYESKIYETLVSMEDPLDAATIVKYSGVPKAKVYEVLSRMIDKGLVMDSTSEKKKLYTALPLPLVIEKLTTEFENNIQQLKKNKFRKPFSDDRVWSLKMDTSIRVQSKQLIQKAENFIRISGWKDDLLEYLPLLEEKERNGVACEVLVVGDLKTNLSNVHTLIPAEEHTALERFRLIIADDQEVIFAGVENHSWQSINTRAKPFVKVFTEFFHHDVALTKIQEKHYHLLMEDDEIRTLLMKLRY, encoded by the coding sequence ATGTTACAAAAATTTGGTTTTTCACAATATGAAAGTAAAATTTATGAAACGCTTGTATCTATGGAGGACCCATTGGATGCAGCCACAATTGTTAAATATTCCGGAGTACCTAAAGCAAAAGTTTATGAGGTTCTTTCGCGTATGATTGATAAAGGCCTAGTGATGGACTCTACTTCAGAAAAGAAAAAGCTTTATACTGCTTTGCCTTTACCGCTTGTTATTGAAAAACTAACTACTGAATTTGAAAATAACATTCAGCAATTAAAAAAGAATAAATTTAGAAAACCGTTTTCTGATGATCGTGTTTGGAGCTTAAAAATGGACACGTCTATTCGAGTACAAAGTAAACAACTTATTCAAAAAGCGGAAAATTTTATTCGTATTTCCGGATGGAAAGATGACTTGTTAGAATATTTACCATTACTTGAAGAAAAAGAGAGAAATGGAGTGGCATGTGAAGTGCTTGTGGTAGGTGATTTAAAAACAAATTTATCTAATGTTCATACTCTTATACCTGCTGAAGAGCACACTGCATTAGAAAGATTTAGATTAATTATTGCCGATGATCAAGAAGTAATCTTTGCAGGGGTGGAAAACCATTCTTGGCAATCGATAAATACAAGGGCGAAGCCATTTGTAAAGGTATTTACTGAGTTTTTTCACCATGACGTTGCTTTAACTAAAATTCAAGAGAAGCATTATCATCTATTAATGGAGGATGATGAAATAAGAACTCTCCTTATGAAGCTGCGTTACTAA
- a CDS encoding ATP-grasp domain-containing protein has product MTNRPYLSMIQQSVAHDGITFEEITPDYLYKVKKGEKSFLMNDLEMGLNTSSSAKLAASKSGTYDVLASHDIKAIEHVFLLNKHSRFQASDPFQPAEDLFFTFNEKVVVKPDNGAQGKNVFKIDNLEKLKETLDYLFSLHVNVAVSPFYSSTFEYRVVTLYGTPKLFLKKERTNSWKHNLINGAASKHMEKERMPLLGEIAERASHALELNYCSVDILDTSHGLLVLEVNDQVMLENYLRDNPKEKENISEIYREAIHKRFETL; this is encoded by the coding sequence ATGACAAACAGACCGTATTTATCGATGATTCAACAATCTGTCGCACATGATGGGATTACGTTTGAGGAAATTACGCCGGATTATCTTTATAAAGTGAAAAAGGGTGAGAAGTCATTTTTGATGAATGACTTGGAAATGGGGTTAAATACAAGTTCTTCCGCTAAGCTGGCGGCAAGCAAAAGTGGAACGTATGATGTTCTCGCATCTCATGACATCAAGGCAATTGAACATGTTTTTTTATTAAACAAACACTCAAGGTTTCAGGCGAGCGATCCTTTCCAACCGGCGGAGGATCTGTTTTTCACATTCAATGAAAAGGTAGTAGTAAAACCTGATAATGGGGCGCAAGGGAAGAATGTGTTTAAAATAGATAACCTAGAAAAATTAAAAGAAACACTGGATTACTTGTTTTCGCTTCATGTCAATGTGGCGGTCTCTCCGTTTTATTCGTCTACCTTTGAGTATAGAGTGGTTACGTTATACGGAACGCCAAAACTCTTTTTAAAAAAAGAGCGGACAAACTCTTGGAAACATAATCTTATTAATGGGGCTGCTTCTAAGCACATGGAAAAAGAGAGGATGCCTCTTTTAGGAGAAATAGCAGAGAGAGCCTCTCATGCCTTAGAGTTAAACTATTGTTCCGTCGATATATTAGATACGTCTCATGGGCTGCTCGTATTAGAAGTGAATGATCAAGTGATGCTTGAAAATTATTTAAGGGATAACCCGAAAGAGAAAGAAAACATTTCTGAAATATATCGAGAGGCTATCCATAAACGATTTGAAACGCTTTAA
- a CDS encoding amidohydrolase family protein, translating into MKTVYVNAAFFTMNKKNQIFENGMMIVENQSIVYIGQHDPNKLIDIDQVVDLGGKWVLPGLVNTHSHVVMTLLRGSGDDMLLKPWLETKIWPMEKQFTTEIASTSAQLGILEMLKTGTTTFSDMFNPNGIDSDEVIHQISKTGIRGAFSQTIFSSETRMEQKANFKEAERFTKKYKMFAKGRLTTMVAPHSPYACNPETLIECVRIAEENDVGIHIHVSETEGEILEIENRYDVRPIEHLRQLGIFERPTVIAHGVFLNDEERAMLNQYGVRVAHNPISNLKLGSGIADIVSLLETGVKVGIATDSVASNNNFDMFEEIRTAALLQKGIYKDPTKFPVQLALSLATRIGAQAIGMEYTGSLEVNKKADFITINPYNKEHLQPISQAYSHLLYAARGNDVCDVYIDGKEVVKDGICLTIDEERVIAEANELKGTLSS; encoded by the coding sequence ATGAAAACGGTGTACGTTAACGCTGCCTTTTTTACTATGAATAAGAAAAACCAAATTTTTGAAAACGGAATGATGATTGTAGAAAATCAATCAATTGTCTATATAGGTCAACACGATCCCAACAAACTGATAGATATAGATCAAGTAGTGGATCTTGGTGGAAAGTGGGTTCTTCCTGGTCTAGTAAATACCCATTCACATGTTGTAATGACCTTGTTGCGTGGTAGTGGAGATGACATGCTGTTAAAGCCTTGGCTTGAAACCAAAATATGGCCTATGGAAAAACAATTTACAACAGAAATTGCTTCTACAAGTGCTCAACTTGGCATTTTAGAAATGTTAAAAACAGGAACAACTACATTCTCAGATATGTTTAATCCAAATGGTATAGATTCAGATGAGGTAATACATCAAATAAGCAAAACTGGTATTCGTGGAGCTTTTTCTCAAACAATTTTTAGTTCGGAAACGCGAATGGAACAGAAAGCGAATTTCAAAGAAGCTGAGCGCTTTACTAAGAAATATAAAATGTTTGCTAAAGGTCGTCTAACAACTATGGTAGCTCCCCATAGTCCATATGCTTGTAATCCAGAAACTCTTATAGAGTGTGTACGGATCGCTGAGGAAAATGATGTAGGAATTCACATTCACGTTTCAGAAACGGAGGGTGAAATTTTAGAAATAGAAAATCGTTATGATGTCCGTCCTATTGAGCATCTTCGTCAGTTAGGTATTTTTGAGCGACCAACGGTAATTGCCCATGGTGTGTTCCTTAATGATGAAGAAAGAGCGATGTTAAATCAATATGGTGTACGAGTTGCTCACAATCCTATTAGTAATTTAAAACTGGGGTCTGGAATTGCAGATATTGTAAGTCTGTTAGAAACGGGGGTTAAAGTAGGAATTGCAACAGATAGCGTAGCTTCTAATAATAATTTTGATATGTTCGAAGAAATCAGAACTGCTGCACTTTTACAAAAAGGTATTTATAAAGATCCAACAAAATTCCCCGTTCAACTTGCACTTAGCTTAGCTACCCGGATTGGAGCTCAAGCCATTGGCATGGAATACACGGGTTCTCTTGAAGTAAACAAAAAGGCAGATTTTATCACCATTAATCCTTACAACAAGGAGCATTTACAACCAATAAGCCAGGCATATTCTCACTTGCTTTATGCAGCGCGCGGAAACGATGTATGTGATGTCTATATTGATGGTAAAGAAGTGGTGAAAGACGGTATTTGTTTAACAATAGATGAAGAAAGAGTAATTGCCGAAGCTAATGAACTAAAGGGGACACTTTCTAGTTAA
- the deoB gene encoding phosphopentomutase, translated as MMKKFKRVFLIVLDSVGIGEAPDANRFNDIGADTLGHIAERTGGLNLPNLAKIGLTHIRELEGVEKVIKPLGHYGKMKEASEGKDTMTGHWEIMGLNIRQPFRTFPNGFPQELIEKLKKKTGRNVIGNKPASGTSIINELGEHHYNTGSLIVYTSADSVLQIAAHEKVVPLEELYKICEIVRDLTLDEKYMVGRVIARPFIGQAGAWERTSNRHDYALKPFGRTVMNELKDRGYSSIAIGKISDIYDGEGVTETLRTTSNMDGMNKLIQMLDVNFTGLTFVNLVDFDAIFGHRRDPIGYGKSLEEFDSRLSEVIEKIKEDDLLIITADHGNDPVHHGTDHTREYVPLLVHYKRQNEGSNLGIRNTFADVGATIAENFHVDMPKHGESFLDNL; from the coding sequence ATGATGAAAAAGTTTAAAAGAGTGTTTTTAATTGTACTTGATTCTGTAGGAATCGGTGAAGCTCCTGATGCTAATCGCTTTAATGATATAGGAGCCGACACACTCGGTCATATTGCTGAGAGAACAGGTGGATTGAATCTTCCCAACCTTGCTAAGATTGGGTTAACTCACATTCGTGAATTAGAGGGAGTTGAAAAAGTAATAAAGCCGCTTGGTCATTATGGAAAAATGAAAGAAGCTTCCGAGGGAAAAGATACCATGACAGGGCACTGGGAAATTATGGGGCTGAACATAAGACAACCATTTCGGACATTTCCTAATGGCTTTCCGCAAGAACTAATTGAAAAATTGAAGAAAAAAACCGGTAGAAACGTAATTGGGAATAAACCAGCATCAGGCACAAGTATTATAAACGAATTAGGTGAACATCATTACAATACTGGCAGCCTCATCGTATATACTTCAGCAGATTCCGTATTACAAATTGCAGCCCATGAAAAGGTAGTTCCTCTTGAGGAACTTTATAAGATTTGTGAAATTGTTAGAGATTTAACGTTAGATGAAAAATATATGGTGGGCAGGGTAATCGCTCGTCCATTTATTGGCCAAGCAGGTGCCTGGGAAAGAACCTCAAATCGCCATGATTATGCACTAAAGCCTTTTGGCAGGACTGTGATGAATGAATTGAAAGATAGAGGGTACAGTTCAATTGCCATTGGAAAAATATCGGACATTTATGACGGAGAAGGAGTAACTGAAACATTACGTACTACATCTAATATGGATGGAATGAACAAATTAATACAAATGTTGGATGTGAATTTTACAGGATTAACTTTTGTTAACTTAGTAGATTTCGATGCCATTTTTGGACATCGAAGAGACCCCATTGGCTACGGGAAATCATTAGAAGAATTTGACTCACGTTTATCAGAGGTGATTGAAAAGATAAAAGAAGACGACCTATTAATAATTACTGCAGATCACGGTAATGACCCCGTTCATCATGGTACCGATCATACTCGTGAGTATGTCCCGCTGCTTGTTCATTATAAAAGGCAAAATGAGGGAAGTAACTTAGGAATAAGAAATACATTTGCAGATGTGGGAGCAACGATTGCTGAAAATTTCCACGTAGATATGCCAAAACATGGTGAAAGCTTTTTGGATAACTTATAG
- a CDS encoding dioxygenase family protein gives MIPSFFIAHGAPLLALENNSYTQFLHQLGQELPRPQAIVLFSAHWESPAQMVSEVEEYETIHDFGGFPEELFRMNYPANGYPELAKEIENIFSHHGISYHMDATRGLDHGAWVVLKLLYPNADIPVVSMSVNPALSPQEQYKIGKALTSLREKDVMVIGSGGLVHNLSILRMDKDDDKVEEWVLEFDEWLKQTVNNWDTETLFDYQNQAPHASKAVPPFGKEHFIPLFYAMGAADNKQTARLLHNSYRYRNLSHSIWQFG, from the coding sequence GATCCCGTCTTTTTTCATCGCACACGGTGCACCTTTATTAGCTTTAGAAAATAACAGCTATACGCAATTTTTACATCAATTAGGCCAAGAACTGCCTCGTCCACAAGCAATCGTCTTGTTTTCAGCCCACTGGGAGTCCCCTGCTCAGATGGTCAGTGAAGTCGAAGAGTATGAAACGATCCATGATTTCGGCGGATTTCCAGAGGAACTGTTTCGCATGAACTATCCTGCGAACGGTTACCCAGAGCTTGCCAAGGAAATTGAAAATATATTCAGCCATCATGGAATTTCGTATCACATGGATGCGACACGCGGATTAGATCATGGAGCCTGGGTCGTGTTGAAATTACTTTATCCAAACGCTGATATTCCAGTCGTTTCTATGTCTGTAAACCCTGCCCTCTCCCCACAGGAACAATACAAGATTGGAAAAGCACTGACATCATTAAGAGAAAAAGACGTGATGGTCATTGGGAGCGGCGGACTTGTGCATAACTTATCGATCCTTCGAATGGACAAAGATGATGACAAGGTTGAAGAATGGGTGCTGGAGTTTGATGAATGGCTGAAACAGACAGTCAATAATTGGGACACTGAAACGTTGTTCGATTATCAAAACCAAGCCCCCCACGCCAGCAAAGCAGTTCCTCCGTTTGGAAAAGAACATTTCATTCCGCTGTTCTACGCCATGGGAGCGGCTGACAACAAACAAACAGCACGTTTGCTGCACAACAGCTACCGGTACAGAAATCTCAGCCATTCTATATGGCAGTTTGGATAG
- a CDS encoding purine-nucleoside phosphorylase, with amino-acid sequence MNFSRKVQQTKEYLLSKIDRLPTIGLILGSGLGALAEDIENPIYIPYDKIPHFPISTVKGHAGQIIIGNLNGKCVLVMQGRFHYYEGHSLESVTYPIRVMKALGVQKLVVTNSAGGINAAFKPGDLMIIRDHINLMSKNPLIGPNEEEFGERFPDMSEAYSNNLIKLTKEVAKKNKINVVEGVYAGVIGPNYETPAEVNFLNIIGASAVGMSTVPEVIAAKHSGLEVLGISCISNMAAGISENSLNHDEVMETTEKIKSQFIQLVKETVARINRF; translated from the coding sequence ATGAATTTTAGTAGAAAAGTTCAACAAACAAAGGAATACTTACTTTCAAAGATCGATCGACTCCCAACGATTGGATTAATCTTGGGGTCTGGACTTGGTGCATTAGCGGAGGATATCGAAAATCCAATTTATATTCCATATGATAAAATTCCTCATTTTCCTATTTCAACCGTGAAAGGCCATGCAGGTCAAATTATAATAGGTAATCTAAATGGGAAGTGCGTATTGGTAATGCAAGGAAGGTTTCATTACTATGAAGGTCATTCTCTTGAATCTGTAACCTATCCCATTCGTGTGATGAAAGCATTAGGAGTTCAGAAATTAGTTGTGACAAACTCTGCTGGTGGTATAAATGCTGCTTTTAAACCTGGTGATTTAATGATTATTCGAGATCATATTAACTTGATGTCTAAAAACCCGTTAATTGGTCCTAATGAAGAAGAGTTTGGTGAAAGGTTCCCGGATATGTCTGAAGCTTATTCAAATAATTTGATTAAATTGACAAAAGAAGTAGCGAAAAAGAACAAAATAAATGTTGTTGAAGGTGTCTATGCTGGAGTGATTGGACCTAATTATGAAACACCAGCCGAGGTGAACTTTTTAAATATAATTGGAGCTAGTGCTGTTGGAATGTCAACTGTTCCAGAAGTAATTGCAGCCAAACATTCCGGATTAGAGGTGCTTGGTATTTCTTGTATTAGTAATATGGCGGCCGGAATTTCTGAAAACTCCTTAAATCACGATGAAGTAATGGAAACTACAGAAAAGATAAAGAGTCAATTTATACAGTTAGTTAAAGAAACGGTTGCAAGAATAAATAGATTTTAA
- a CDS encoding bifunctional folylpolyglutamate synthase/dihydrofolate synthase — protein MKIHTQKEAEDLIYASYLRAINNITENSDKKVKKPELTRRLLDYAGSPDKGEKYILVTGSKGKGSTSRFISSLLSHLGFKVGLFTSPHLVNFNERIRIDGKTIPEDDFIRISNKIKNGFDAIEKKLPADQYQGPIGIALAMAVIYFKENKTDINVIECGRGGKFDDANVLDNNWAVITPIMKEHVHQLGPDMSDIVLHKLGIIKSSTNHVYINKQRKDVFPIIENLLKNKDGISYYNKHFRTENIFIKENGTSFDVHTTNGRYKNLTVPLLGEFQAVNASAAVKVCEDIIGKAIDDGILKKCMENIKWPGRCEVVKKEPTIILDGAINESSANYIKEVIHVINKSGEKNIISIVGVPKDKDYHGVIRVLSDVSQQLWITKPDITHLTFPTDALEYAQNILPDSKEFAYLKDALDYAQTSTETDIILVVGTQTFIGNAKRCLGHSLLDIGK, from the coding sequence ATGAAAATACATACACAAAAAGAGGCGGAAGATTTAATATACGCGTCTTATTTACGAGCAATAAATAACATAACCGAAAATAGCGATAAAAAAGTAAAAAAGCCCGAGTTAACGAGAAGATTGCTTGATTATGCTGGTTCCCCTGATAAGGGAGAAAAATATATTTTGGTGACTGGGAGTAAAGGAAAGGGATCGACGTCGAGGTTTATTTCTTCTTTACTCAGTCATCTTGGTTTTAAGGTCGGATTGTTTACATCGCCTCACTTAGTAAACTTTAATGAACGGATTCGGATTGACGGAAAGACTATACCCGAAGATGACTTTATCCGGATTAGTAATAAGATTAAAAATGGATTTGATGCAATAGAAAAGAAACTGCCTGCTGATCAATACCAAGGTCCGATTGGTATTGCGTTGGCCATGGCTGTGATATATTTTAAAGAAAATAAAACAGACATTAATGTGATTGAGTGCGGCAGAGGCGGAAAATTTGACGATGCAAATGTTTTAGATAATAACTGGGCCGTCATTACTCCGATAATGAAGGAACATGTTCATCAGCTTGGCCCTGACATGAGCGATATTGTCTTACATAAATTAGGCATTATAAAAAGCAGCACCAATCATGTCTACATCAATAAACAAAGAAAAGATGTCTTTCCTATCATAGAAAATCTTTTAAAAAACAAAGACGGTATATCTTATTATAATAAACATTTTCGCACTGAAAATATTTTCATAAAGGAAAATGGAACGTCCTTTGACGTACACACAACAAATGGAAGGTATAAGAATCTAACGGTCCCATTACTAGGAGAATTCCAAGCCGTCAATGCTTCGGCTGCGGTCAAAGTCTGTGAGGATATCATTGGGAAAGCAATAGATGATGGTATACTGAAAAAATGCATGGAGAATATAAAGTGGCCCGGGAGATGTGAGGTAGTAAAAAAGGAACCAACTATCATCTTAGACGGGGCCATTAACGAATCTTCTGCTAACTATATAAAGGAAGTAATACATGTCATAAATAAATCCGGGGAAAAAAATATCATTTCAATTGTAGGTGTTCCTAAAGATAAAGACTACCATGGAGTAATTCGAGTATTAAGCGACGTTTCTCAGCAGTTATGGATTACAAAACCGGATATCACTCATTTGACCTTCCCAACAGACGCACTGGAATACGCTCAAAACATCCTGCCAGATAGCAAAGAATTTGCCTATCTTAAGGACGCTCTCGATTATGCACAAACGTCAACAGAAACAGATATCATATTAGTTGTTGGTACACAAACATTCATCGGGAATGCCAAACGATGTTTAGGCCACTCTTTATTAGATATAGGAAAATGA
- a CDS encoding NupC/NupG family nucleoside CNT transporter: protein MNVLWGIFGVITIFFIAYLFSANRKAIKLQTILGGLSIQILFAFIVLKWEVGRAVLHWLTLRVTDIISYANEGVNFLFEGLFEEEANIGFVFAIEVLSIIIFFSSLISILYYIGVMQWLIKLLGGVLSKMLGTSKAESMSAAANIFVGQTEAPIVVRPYLKDMTNSELFAVMTGGLASVAGSVLIGYSLMGVPLEYLLAASFMAAPAGLIMAKVIIPETENVEATDEIKVGKDTESTNVIDAAARGAGIGLQLALNVGAMLLAFISLIALINGVLSGFGGWFGFNGLTLEAILGVLFAPVAFAIGVPWSEAMEAGSFIGQKIVLNEFVAYAAFSPEIPELTDKTVAVVSFALCGFANLGSLAILLGGLGGLAPERRSDIARLGLRAILAGALASLLSAAIAGMFF from the coding sequence ATGAATGTTTTATGGGGAATTTTTGGTGTGATTACGATTTTTTTCATCGCCTATCTTTTTTCTGCTAATCGAAAAGCGATTAAATTACAAACCATTTTAGGAGGGTTGAGCATACAAATATTGTTTGCTTTTATTGTTTTAAAGTGGGAAGTAGGGCGTGCTGTTCTACATTGGCTAACGCTAAGGGTGACAGATATTATTAGTTATGCAAATGAAGGTGTTAATTTTCTATTTGAGGGTCTGTTTGAAGAAGAAGCAAATATTGGTTTTGTTTTTGCAATCGAAGTTTTATCGATTATTATTTTCTTTTCTTCGTTAATATCAATACTTTATTACATAGGCGTTATGCAGTGGCTGATCAAACTGCTTGGAGGAGTGCTCTCAAAGATGTTAGGTACAAGTAAGGCAGAATCAATGTCAGCAGCTGCAAATATATTTGTAGGTCAAACAGAAGCGCCGATAGTTGTTCGACCATACCTAAAAGATATGACAAACTCCGAGTTATTCGCAGTCATGACGGGTGGTCTTGCGTCTGTAGCAGGTTCTGTATTAATTGGATATTCATTGATGGGAGTTCCGTTAGAATATTTATTAGCAGCAAGTTTTATGGCAGCACCGGCCGGTTTAATCATGGCTAAAGTAATTATCCCTGAAACGGAAAATGTTGAAGCAACTGATGAAATCAAAGTCGGAAAGGATACCGAATCTACAAATGTTATTGATGCAGCAGCTCGTGGTGCGGGTATTGGTTTACAATTAGCATTGAATGTAGGGGCAATGCTTTTGGCATTTATTTCTTTAATTGCATTAATTAATGGAGTATTAAGTGGTTTTGGTGGGTGGTTTGGATTTAATGGATTAACGCTTGAAGCAATTCTAGGTGTACTTTTTGCACCAGTCGCATTTGCTATCGGTGTCCCTTGGTCTGAAGCAATGGAAGCTGGAAGTTTTATCGGGCAAAAAATTGTATTAAATGAGTTCGTTGCTTATGCTGCTTTTTCACCAGAAATTCCAGAACTTACTGACAAAACGGTTGCAGTTGTCAGTTTTGCTCTTTGTGGATTTGCGAACCTGGGGTCGTTAGCTATTCTTTTAGGGGGACTTGGTGGACTTGCTCCAGAACGCCGCAGCGATATTGCACGCCTTGGTTTACGAGCTATCTTAGCTGGGGCTCTTGCTTCATTACTTAGTGCAGCAATTGCGGGAATGTTCTTCTAA